The proteins below come from a single Nostoc sp. KVJ3 genomic window:
- a CDS encoding acetamidase/formamidase family protein produces the protein MTHYILKATKETVHLGGFSHLLEPVLTINSGDTVDVETYTGYYVYEQAPPEFVTPEFLDICQNLVPERKIAGGPHLLTGPIYVCDAEPGDVLEVQLDAIAPRLPIGFNAIRTGWGALPDQFPQPALTFIPLDLANNIAEFSVGTGIKIPLKPFFGILGVATPETSRTSVPPGCYGGNIDNRELQAGSRLFLPIFVPGALFSIGDGHSAQGDGEVNVTAIETSMNGRITLKLHKDLQLKTPMAETPTDIITMGFAQTLDEALELALKNMINFLERFANLSPEDAYVLCSLAVNFHITQVVNSPHKGVHGMLPKSIFSHLDFPQNKKSVFLIRP, from the coding sequence ATGACTCACTACATTTTAAAAGCTACCAAGGAAACTGTGCATCTGGGTGGTTTCTCTCATCTACTAGAACCAGTACTCACTATTAATTCAGGTGACACGGTTGATGTAGAAACTTATACTGGTTACTACGTTTACGAGCAAGCACCACCTGAGTTTGTGACACCAGAATTTCTCGATATCTGCCAAAATCTTGTACCAGAACGCAAAATTGCTGGGGGGCCGCATTTGCTAACAGGGCCAATTTATGTGTGCGATGCCGAACCAGGAGATGTTTTAGAAGTACAATTAGATGCGATCGCACCTCGTTTACCTATCGGCTTTAATGCCATTCGTACAGGTTGGGGAGCTTTACCAGATCAGTTTCCTCAACCTGCTTTGACATTTATTCCTCTAGATTTAGCAAACAATATCGCTGAATTTTCAGTGGGTACTGGCATAAAAATTCCCCTCAAACCGTTTTTTGGAATTCTTGGTGTCGCTACTCCAGAAACCTCTCGAACTTCTGTCCCACCAGGTTGTTACGGTGGCAATATCGACAACCGCGAATTACAAGCAGGTTCGCGTTTATTTTTACCTATTTTTGTACCTGGTGCATTATTTTCTATTGGTGATGGCCATTCTGCACAGGGAGATGGCGAAGTAAATGTCACTGCTATTGAAACTTCTATGAACGGTAGAATCACCCTCAAACTTCACAAGGATTTACAACTGAAAACACCAATGGCCGAAACTCCAACTGATATCATTACAATGGGTTTTGCTCAAACCTTAGACGAAGCTTTGGAACTGGCTTTAAAAAACATGATTAATTTTCTGGAGCGCTTTGCAAATTTATCACCAGAAGATGCTTATGTATTGTGTAGTTTAGCTGTAAATTTTCACATTACTCAAGTTGTGAACAGTCCCCACAAAGGTGTGCATGGAATGCTACCCAAATCAATTTTCTCTCATCTTGACTTTCCCCAAAATAAGAAATCGGTTTTCTTGATCCGGCCATAA
- a CDS encoding response regulator: MHSPNINLLTSSLLTGLEVCSDESVYAPGHIQPYGMLLMLQEPHLTILQISENVEEFFGISAEALLGQPLQRLFSSAQVQRLAGYLAQDNLESCNPFKLKTRRKIAQTDWQWKNQTFRGVMHRMVDGLILELEPQQSMRSIHSIQFYHRLQGAIANLRNATNLTDLAQNLVREVKAITGFDRVMIYRFQADDSGVVIAEEKQTHLESYLGLHYLAIDIPLPARQLFYRNRMRFIPDVNYTPISLIPSNHPLRDVPLDLSHSLLRGVSHYHIEYLQNMGVAGSMTISLLDDKRLWGLIACHHNSPKLVDYETRKACEFLGQFASIELVHQQEKEFHIYRTQVRAIQDELQQTLLQDANLIEQVFSRNSSQLLDLVHAQGAAILLDGHLILVGQTPSNTQVQDLVTWLVQHEEEQVFATDSLSRLYPEAEAFKDQASGILAISILFNHATQKSYHILWFRPEQIQMVNWAGNPQDAVSINEIGEMKLCPRKSFQLWKETVQETSLPWEVAELEAATEMRNTLMLVVLEFSQTALEQAAEQAAIANHAKSQFLAKMSHELRTPLNAILGFTQLMNRSDTIPSQFQEHLSIISRSGEHLLNLINDVLEMSKIEAGKLQLTENSFDLHQLIHSITDMVALKALEKGIALLTEQHPSVPRYIYGDESKLRQILLNLLSNAIKFTTTGSVTLRLQAFVNSLNSIPSPDSKPIITLHLEVEDTGCGIAQSDIETVFEAFIQTERGRHAQGTGLGLSISRQFARLMGGDITVQSTLNQESTFICKILLSLVNSVDIIASPATHTVIGLEAGQPTYRILVVEDLKENRNLLVMLLESVGFEVCAAENGYEAIALWSEWHPHLILMDIQMPGIDGYETTRQIREKESGQEVVIMALTAYAFEEDYAASIQAGCNDHITKPFLETFLFDKIAQYLGVRYRYREAALPRLDQQTLLQKSLTAKDLQVMSAEWIIQVHQAALDLNDIKLYNLIAQIPNQERFLANTLKYLVDNFHLEAIAKCCCEAQIATLTETGE; the protein is encoded by the coding sequence ATGCATTCACCAAATATCAACTTACTCACCTCTTCGTTACTGACGGGTTTAGAAGTGTGCAGTGATGAATCTGTGTATGCTCCCGGTCATATTCAGCCGTATGGAATGTTGCTGATGCTGCAAGAGCCACACCTCACAATTTTGCAGATTAGCGAAAATGTAGAGGAGTTTTTTGGAATTTCGGCAGAAGCATTGCTGGGTCAACCTTTACAAAGATTGTTTTCCAGCGCTCAAGTGCAGCGACTTGCTGGCTATTTGGCTCAAGATAACCTAGAGTCCTGCAATCCGTTTAAGTTAAAAACCCGGCGGAAGATTGCCCAGACAGATTGGCAATGGAAAAATCAGACATTCCGAGGTGTGATGCATCGAATGGTCGATGGGTTGATTCTAGAACTAGAACCTCAGCAATCGATGAGAAGCATCCATTCAATCCAATTCTATCACCGCTTGCAAGGTGCGATCGCTAATCTTCGTAATGCTACTAACTTGACCGATCTGGCTCAAAACCTTGTCAGAGAAGTGAAAGCCATAACAGGGTTTGATCGGGTGATGATCTACCGCTTTCAGGCAGACGATAGTGGTGTGGTGATTGCGGAGGAGAAACAGACGCATCTAGAAAGCTATCTGGGACTGCACTATTTGGCAATAGATATTCCTCTGCCAGCCCGCCAGTTGTTTTACCGCAACCGGATGCGATTCATTCCCGATGTTAATTACACCCCTATCTCGTTAATTCCCAGCAACCATCCTTTGAGGGATGTACCCCTTGATTTGAGTCATTCTCTGTTACGCGGAGTATCTCATTATCACATTGAATACTTACAGAATATGGGAGTTGCTGGGTCGATGACAATTTCGTTGCTCGACGACAAACGCCTCTGGGGGCTAATTGCTTGTCACCACAACAGCCCGAAGCTAGTGGATTATGAAACTCGCAAAGCCTGTGAATTTTTAGGACAGTTTGCCTCAATTGAACTGGTGCATCAGCAAGAAAAAGAATTCCATATTTACCGAACGCAGGTAAGAGCGATTCAGGATGAACTGCAACAGACATTATTGCAGGATGCCAATTTGATTGAGCAAGTTTTTAGCCGAAATTCTTCTCAATTGCTGGATCTAGTTCATGCTCAAGGAGCCGCAATTTTACTTGATGGTCATCTGATATTAGTTGGTCAAACGCCCTCGAATACGCAGGTGCAGGATCTGGTGACATGGTTAGTGCAACACGAAGAGGAACAAGTGTTTGCTACCGATTCTCTCTCACGTTTATATCCAGAAGCGGAGGCATTCAAAGATCAAGCTAGTGGCATTCTGGCAATTTCAATCTTATTTAACCATGCCACACAAAAGTCTTACCATATTCTCTGGTTTCGACCAGAGCAAATCCAGATGGTGAATTGGGCGGGCAACCCCCAGGATGCGGTATCAATTAACGAAATTGGAGAGATGAAATTATGTCCCCGAAAGTCGTTTCAATTGTGGAAAGAAACCGTTCAAGAGACTTCTTTACCTTGGGAAGTTGCAGAACTAGAAGCCGCTACTGAGATGCGGAATACACTGATGTTGGTAGTGCTAGAGTTTTCCCAAACAGCCCTAGAACAAGCCGCAGAACAGGCTGCGATCGCTAATCATGCCAAAAGTCAGTTCCTTGCTAAAATGAGCCACGAACTAAGAACTCCCCTCAATGCCATTTTGGGATTTACTCAGTTGATGAACCGCAGCGACACAATTCCATCTCAATTTCAAGAGCATTTAAGCATCATCAGCCGCAGTGGAGAACACTTGTTAAATCTGATTAACGATGTGTTGGAAATGTCCAAAATTGAAGCGGGTAAGTTACAACTAACAGAAAACAGTTTCGATTTGCATCAGCTAATCCACTCTATTACAGATATGGTTGCTCTCAAAGCTTTAGAGAAAGGAATTGCTCTGTTGACTGAGCAGCATCCCAGCGTTCCCCGCTATATATATGGTGACGAATCAAAACTGCGCCAAATTTTGCTCAATCTCTTAAGCAATGCGATCAAATTTACGACAACAGGTAGTGTTACCCTTCGATTACAAGCTTTCGTTAACTCACTTAATTCAATACCTAGCCCTGATTCCAAACCAATCATCACCCTGCATCTGGAAGTTGAAGATACTGGATGTGGTATTGCTCAATCGGATATTGAAACTGTGTTTGAAGCCTTCATCCAAACAGAACGAGGTCGCCATGCTCAAGGTACAGGCTTAGGCTTATCGATTAGCCGTCAGTTTGCCCGTTTAATGGGTGGTGATATTACAGTGCAAAGCACCCTGAATCAAGAGTCAACCTTCATTTGTAAGATTTTACTCAGTTTGGTAAACTCAGTAGATATCATTGCCTCCCCAGCGACTCACACTGTTATTGGTTTAGAAGCGGGACAGCCTACTTATCGCATTTTAGTGGTGGAAGACCTGAAAGAAAACCGTAATCTGCTCGTCATGCTGCTAGAATCAGTTGGGTTCGAGGTCTGTGCAGCCGAGAACGGGTATGAAGCGATCGCTCTGTGGTCAGAATGGCATCCCCACTTAATTTTAATGGATATTCAAATGCCGGGAATTGATGGCTACGAAACTACTCGGCAAATTCGAGAAAAGGAATCAGGTCAAGAAGTGGTGATTATGGCTTTGACAGCTTATGCCTTTGAGGAAGACTACGCCGCCAGTATTCAAGCAGGGTGCAACGACCACATCACCAAACCATTTCTAGAAACTTTCTTATTTGATAAGATAGCGCAATACTTGGGAGTCCGCTATCGCTACCGGGAAGCAGCTTTACCAAGGTTAGACCAGCAAACATTACTCCAGAAATCTCTAACCGCCAAAGATTTGCAGGTAATGTCAGCAGAGTGGATTATTCAGGTGCATCAAGCAGCTTTGGATCTTAACGATATTAAACTCTACAATCTCATCGCTCAAATCCCTAACCAGGAGCGATTTCTCGCCAATACTCTGAAATATCTCGTAGATAACTTCCACCTGGAAGCGATAGCGAAGTGCTGCTGCGAAGCGCAGATCGCAACTCTCACCGAAACTGGGGAATAA